One window of Deltaproteobacteria bacterium genomic DNA carries:
- a CDS encoding ABC transporter permease: MLSFIGRSIVQKIITLFFVSIVSFLIIHLAPGEPSQVDPLNPKFTPEIVERFQKAFYLDKPLHVQYLYFYRDLFTGKTVSWKDNQSVLAKIWERFLNSLPLFLVGTIITWTLSFPIGIRSAIFRGGLYDRTTTFFSYLLISIPGFFFAYVLIILVVNGFHVPVIGMETFGLGNAPWPHLIMDRIWHLLLPSVLGATGGIAVLSRYVRSQMLEVEGQDYVRTARAKGLPPEQVHYKHALRNALLPFVTMFGLILPGLIGGSVIIESIFSWPGMGRMAYEAILARDYPVILTVNFVSAVLVLAGTFVSDLLYLVVDPRIRL; this comes from the coding sequence GTGTTATCATTTATAGGCAGAAGCATAGTCCAAAAAATTATCACCCTTTTTTTTGTCTCAATAGTCTCTTTTTTGATCATCCACCTGGCTCCGGGCGAGCCTAGCCAGGTGGACCCCCTCAACCCGAAGTTTACACCGGAAATCGTTGAACGCTTTCAAAAGGCCTTTTATCTCGACAAGCCTTTACATGTCCAATATCTCTATTTCTACCGAGATCTTTTTACAGGAAAAACGGTCTCCTGGAAGGACAATCAATCGGTTCTGGCAAAGATCTGGGAGCGATTTCTAAACAGCCTTCCGCTGTTTCTCGTAGGCACCATCATTACCTGGACGCTCTCTTTTCCAATAGGGATACGTTCGGCCATTTTCAGGGGAGGGTTATACGACCGCACGACCACGTTTTTTTCTTATCTATTGATCTCCATTCCGGGCTTTTTCTTTGCCTATGTTCTTATCATTCTTGTGGTTAACGGTTTTCACGTGCCTGTGATCGGCATGGAGACCTTCGGCCTGGGCAATGCGCCATGGCCACACCTTATTATGGATCGGATCTGGCACCTTTTACTACCGTCAGTTCTTGGCGCCACCGGCGGGATCGCAGTGCTGTCCAGGTACGTGCGCAGCCAGATGCTTGAAGTGGAAGGTCAGGACTATGTGCGAACGGCAAGAGCTAAGGGGCTTCCACCGGAACAAGTCCACTATAAACATGCCTTGCGTAATGCCCTGTTGCCTTTTGTGACCATGTTCGGACTGATTCTGCCCGGCCTGATTGGTGGTTCTGTAATTATCGAATCGATCTTTTCCTGGCCGGGAATGGGAAGGATGGCCTATGAGGCCATCCTGGCTCGAGATTATCCCGTTATTCTGACGGTCAATTTCGTTTCTGCGGTACTGGTGCTGGCCGGGACTTTTGTCTCAGACCTGCTTTACCTTGTGGTCGATCCGAGGATACGGTTATGA
- a CDS encoding ABC transporter permease → MTRKREFWQLFGENNLAIAGLIIFVLFFLSALVGLYLTSGAEPIIDPVHVRLQEKLRPPLSKPNLETLRPDEVPALGVYLLGTDDLGRDVFGRMLQGAWVSLTVGFVAVGISVLIGIFMGGIAGYFGEHHVRLEHILAACLLCSGGALLAMGAISLGAVLLVLGLAYVSYGLLRKKTRVRRKMPKWVRLLHIEAISIDTLIMRIVDIMLCFPSFFLILTVVALLPASIYNIMIVIGLTSWMGATRFVRAEFLSLREQDFVTAARALGVGNLRIIFRHMMPNAIAPVLVSATIGIATAILTEAGLSFLGFGVPPPHATWGNILSDGKGFIFDAPWLTFVPGLAILIVVLSFNLFGEGLRDALNPKLRER, encoded by the coding sequence ATGACAAGGAAACGAGAATTCTGGCAACTCTTTGGAGAAAACAACCTTGCTATTGCGGGGCTGATCATTTTCGTTCTTTTCTTTCTTTCGGCTCTCGTTGGCCTCTATCTGACTTCAGGTGCGGAGCCGATCATTGATCCTGTTCACGTCCGACTTCAGGAAAAGCTACGACCGCCCTTGTCCAAACCGAATCTTGAGACTTTGCGGCCTGACGAGGTTCCCGCTTTGGGTGTCTACTTGTTGGGGACTGATGACCTGGGCCGCGATGTATTTGGGAGAATGCTCCAGGGCGCCTGGGTATCCCTGACCGTGGGGTTTGTGGCTGTCGGGATCTCCGTGCTCATCGGCATATTTATGGGCGGCATAGCGGGCTACTTTGGAGAACACCACGTCAGGCTTGAACACATTCTCGCGGCTTGCCTTTTGTGTTCGGGTGGCGCCTTGCTTGCCATGGGTGCAATCAGTTTAGGTGCGGTGCTTCTTGTTCTTGGGCTGGCCTACGTTTCTTATGGTCTTTTGAGGAAAAAAACGCGGGTAAGAAGAAAAATGCCAAAATGGGTTCGCCTACTTCACATAGAGGCCATTTCTATTGACACACTGATCATGCGAATCGTGGATATTATGCTCTGTTTCCCGAGTTTTTTCCTGATTCTTACGGTGGTCGCGCTCCTTCCGGCAAGCATCTACAATATTATGATCGTCATAGGGCTAACGAGCTGGATGGGCGCCACACGTTTTGTGCGCGCTGAATTTCTCTCTTTGAGGGAACAGGACTTTGTCACTGCCGCAAGGGCCCTTGGTGTTGGCAACTTGAGGATTATCTTTCGTCACATGATGCCTAATGCCATTGCTCCTGTCCTGGTTTCTGCCACCATTGGTATTGCAACAGCTATTTTGACCGAGGCTGGCTTGAGTTTTCTCGGTTTTGGTGTTCCTCCGCCTCATGCCACGTGGGGGAATATTCTTTCTGATGGCAAAGGCTTCATTTTCGATGCCCCATGGCTGACGTTTGTGCCGGGCCTTGCTATCTTGATCGTGGTGTTGTCCTTCAATCTCTTTGGTGAGGGGCTGCGGGATGCACTGAATCCGAAGTTGAGAGAACGGTAA